A segment of the Bacillus alveayuensis genome:
GAAACACGAAAAGCGAAAGCGTCGATGTTGACTTATCGGAAGGAGGAGAGGGAAGTTCACTAGTCGCTGGGCGGCTTTCGCTAGACATCCATAACTATATAAAAGGGTTTATTCCTTCGTGATCATGATATAAATTCTGATATGATGAAAAAACCGTCAACTAGAAAAAGCTAGTTGACGGTTTTCCTTTCGAATTTCTGCTATTCTTTCTGTTCTTCCTCTTGAGAACTTTGTTCATCTTTTTTACTTTGTATGTTCACACGCACATCATCAGAAGTGTTCTCAATACGCTTTTCTTCGCCAATTTTACCTTCATCAGAACTTGCACGCTCCGGAAGCTTTCCATGCTCAAAAAGATGTTTGATTTGTTCTGCATCTAATGTTTCAACTTCCAGCAATGTTTTCGCTATTAATTCAAGTTTTTCACGATTTTCTATAAGAATTTTCTTCGCACGTTCGTAGCATTCTTTAATAATTCGTTGAATTTCGCGATCAATTTCGTAAGCAATTGCATCACTATAGTTTTGCTCATTTTGAATGTCTCTACCTAAGAACACTTGACCTTGTGTATTTCCAAATTGCAATGGTCCAAGCTTTTCTGACATTCCGAATTCTGTCACCATCCGGCGTGCAATACCTGTTGCCCGCTGAAAGTCATTATGAGCACCTGTACTTACTTCACCAAAGATAATCTCTTCTGCTACACGACCACCTAGTAGGCCTGTAATTTTATCGAGCAATTCAGGTTTCGTCATGAAGTAGCGATCTTCCTTCGGCAACATGACTGCATATCCGCCAGCTTGACCGCGAGGAACAATCGTTACTTTATGTACCATTTCTGCTTCATCTAACACTAATCCAATGACTGTATGACCAGCTTCATGGTGAGCAACGATTTTACGCTCTTTTTCAGAAATAACACGGCTTTTCTTAGCTGGACCTGCAATGACACGATCTGTTGCTTCATCAATGTCAGACATATCAATCTTCTTTTTATTTTGACGGGCAGCCACAAGGGCAGCTTCATTTAATAAGTTTTCGAGATCTGCACCAGAGAATCCAGGAGTTCTCATCGCAATGTTTTTCAAATTAACGGATTCATCTAACGGTTTATTTCGTGCATGAACCTTTAATACTGCTTCGCGCCCATTTACATCTGGGCGATCCACTGTAATTTGACGGTCAAAGCGACCTGGACGCAATAATGCTGGGTCTAAAATATCTGGACGGTTTGTAGCTGCAATAATGATAATTCCTTCATTTGAACTGAATCCATCCATTTCTACTAACAATTGGTTAAGCGTTTGTTCACGCTCATCATGTCCCCCACCTAAACCAGCACCACGCTGACGTCCTACAGCATCAATCTCATCAATAAAGATAATACATGGTGCGTTTTTCTTTGCCTGTTCAAACAAATCACGAACACGAGACGCACCGACCCCTACAAACATCTCAACGAAGTCAGAACCGCTGATCGAGAAAAAAGGAACTCCAGCTTCACCAGCTACAGCACGTGCC
Coding sequences within it:
- a CDS encoding cell division protease FtsH (product_source=KO:K03798; cath_funfam=1.10.8.60,2.60.40.60,3.40.50.300; cog=COG0465; ko=KO:K03798; pfam=PF00004,PF01434,PF06480; smart=SM00382; superfamily=140990,52540; tigrfam=TIGR01241; transmembrane_helix_parts=Inside_1_6,TMhelix_7_29,Outside_30_110,TMhelix_111_133,Inside_134_651) codes for the protein MNRIFRNTIFYLLIFLVVIGVVSFFQGGNQKPEQITYSTFISKLENGDVENITVQPVRGVFEVRGQLEGYAKDQYFVTYIYSDEALNRVHDAAISNRTDVTWVPAEDTNGWVTFFTSIIPFVIIFILFFFLLNQAQGGGSRVMNFGKSKARLYNEEKKKVKFKDVAGADEEKAELVEVVEFLKDPRKFSELGARIPKGVLLVGPPGTGKTLLARAVAGEAGVPFFSISGSDFVEMFVGVGASRVRDLFEQAKKNAPCIIFIDEIDAVGRQRGAGLGGGHDEREQTLNQLLVEMDGFSSNEGIIIIAATNRPDILDPALLRPGRFDRQITVDRPDVNGREAVLKVHARNKPLDESVNLKNIAMRTPGFSGADLENLLNEAALVAARQNKKKIDMSDIDEATDRVIAGPAKKSRVISEKERKIVAHHEAGHTVIGLVLDEAEMVHKVTIVPRGQAGGYAVMLPKEDRYFMTKPELLDKITGLLGGRVAEEIIFGEVSTGAHNDFQRATGIARRMVTEFGMSEKLGPLQFGNTQGQVFLGRDIQNEQNYSDAIAYEIDREIQRIIKECYERAKKILIENREKLELIAKTLLEVETLDAEQIKHLFEHGKLPERASSDEGKIGEEKRIENTSDDVRVNIQSKKDEQSSQEEEQKE